One genomic region from Apodemus sylvaticus chromosome 1, mApoSyl1.1, whole genome shotgun sequence encodes:
- the LOC127689843 gene encoding olfactory receptor 5AN1-like has translation MIDGRNITKITQFILLGFSDFPQIKALLFVMFLILYITALTWNLSLVVLIRMDSYLHTPMYFFLSNLSFIDFCYITSTVPKMLSNFFQEKQTISFVGCIVQYFIFSTMGLSESCLMTAMAYDRYAAICNPLLYSSIMSPSLCARMVMGSYTAGLVSSLSQICVLLQLHFCGPNVIRHFFCDMPQLLNLSCNDTFFAHVLLVILTMFFGLTNALAIVISYGYIVSSIMKITSAKGRSKAFNTCASHLTAVSLFYSSGIFVYLSSSSGGSSSFDRFASIFYTVVIPMLNPLIYSLRNKEIRDAMNRLQKKTICS, from the coding sequence ATGATTGATGGAAGAAATATTACCAAGATCACCCAGTTTATCCTCCTGGGATTCTCTGATTTTCCCCAAATCAAAGCACTGCTTTTTGTTATGTTCCTCATCCTGTATATTACAGCACTGACCTGGAACCTGTCCCTGGTTGTTTTAATAAGGATGGACTCCTACCTCCATACACCTATGTACTTTTTCCTCAGTAATCTGTCCTTTATAGACTTCTGCTATATCACCTCTACAGTCCCAAAAATGCTTTCCAATTTCTTCCAGGAAAAGCAAACTATCAGCTTTGTGGGATGCATagttcaatattttatcttttccaCGATGGGACTGAGTGAATCTTGCCTCATGACAGCCATGGCCTATGACAGGTATGCTGCCATTTGTAACCCTCTTCTCTACTCATCAATCATGtcacccagcctctgtgctcggATGGTGATGGGCAGCTATACAGCAGGACTTGTAAGTTCTTTATCTCAGATATGTGTCTTGCTGCAGCTCCACTTCTGTGGACCTAATGTCATCAGACATTTCTTCTGTGACATGCCCCAGCTCTTAAATCTGTCCTGCAATGACACTTTCTTTGCACATGTCTTACTTGTCATATTAACAATGTTTTTTGGGCTTACAAATGCCTTAGCTATCGTGATATCCTATGGCTATATTGTGTCATCCATCATGAAGATCACTTCAGCGAAGGGCAGGTCCAAGGCCTTCAACACCTGTGCTTCTCACCTGACAgctgtttctctcttctatagTTCTGGTATCTTTGTCTATTTGAGCTCCAGCTCTGGTGGCTCCTCAAGCTTTGACAGATTTGCATCTATCTTTTATACTGTGGTGATTCCTATGTTGAACCCTTTGATATATAGTCTGAGAAACAAGGAAATCAGAGATGCCATGAATAGGTTGCAGAAAAAGACAATCTGTAGCTAA